From the Falco biarmicus isolate bFalBia1 chromosome 19, bFalBia1.pri, whole genome shotgun sequence genome, one window contains:
- the AMHR2 gene encoding LOW QUALITY PROTEIN: anti-Muellerian hormone type-2 receptor (The sequence of the model RefSeq protein was modified relative to this genomic sequence to represent the inferred CDS: deleted 4 bases in 4 codons): MGLAPGPPGPHNLSCVSYKHPSVRGGLGGPGGAKAGTVRCPPGQCCIGIWNQSHALVQGCWGGGGATCPSPTCAPSPAGPPGGAVLVCLCHGHLCNGNASGTGTGLGGPQHGPVPGPVGAVGPLWLWGAGPLLLLLLTCLAILGLRWARTHAEQPPRGCQGIEAAPEPPSPDLPALRFLQVLQAGRFSAVWQGTLQQRPVAIKAFVAGAAGRFAAERAVHGLPLMEHDNVARLLGTRAAGPRAHGGLLVLQLYPAGSLRHFLGQHVGTWAGSVRLALSLARGLAFLHQELWRDGLYKPSVVHRDLSSQNVLVREDGTCAIGDFGLALALPPRAQAGARHAMPIRKAGTQRYLAPEILDESLDLRAWGRALRQADVYALALLLWEILSRCQALSPGAPVPAFRLAYEAELGASPTGAQLRRLAVEERRRPLIPPAWHCAPQPGGALPELLEDCWDPDPEARLSAERALQRLQRLAAAPAPPETEAQGGGRSRPAGPPPRPRPAPGRSHSAPRPPGTLGRGRGRSAGGRSWSCQLPCGTLVQGSRPPLNPVYPPNPTCPPQPHPANPVYPPPVVPPKSSGGTRAPPIPFGAHPMPPGDSPGPFGAPPVPHGTPRVPYPAAPPPRGAPPIPPRAGQEGGKEDEEEDEEGSEKAQALFIVVVVVLLLQQLRLRPPAPPSTHLLLWPPVTTCVFL, translated from the exons ATGGGGCTGGCGCCGGGGCCACCAG gcccCCACAATCTCAGCTGCGTCTCCTACAAGCATCCCAGCGTGCGGGGTGGGTTGGGGGGCCCAGGGGGGGCCAAGGCTGGCACCGTCCGCTGCCCCCCCGGCCAGTGCTGCATCGGCATCTGGAACCAGAGCCACGCGCTGGTGCAGG gctgctgggggggtgggggggccacctgcccctctcccacctgcgcccccagccccgcgggaCCCCCCGGCGGTGCCGTCCTCGTCTGCCTCTGCCACGGCCACCTCTGCAACGGCAACGCCAGCGGGAcagggacggggctgggggggccccaGCATGGCccag TGCCCGGCCctgtgggggctgtggggcccctgtggctgtggggtgctggccccctcctcctcctcctcctcacctgccTGGCCATCCTCG ggctgcgATGGGCAAGGACCCACGCAGAGCAGCCACCCCGGGGGTGCCAGGGGATCGAGGCTgccccagagccccccagcccagaCCTGCCTGCACTGCGCTTCCTGCAG GTGCTGCAGGCCGGACGCTTCTCAGCAGTGTGGCAGGGCACCCTACAGCAGCGGCCGGTGGCCATCAAGGCCTTTGTggccggggcggccgggcgctTCGCAGCCGAGCGAGCCGTGCACGGGCTGCCCCTGATGGAGCACGACAACGTGGCACGGCTGCTGGGCACGCGGGCGGCCGGGCCTCGTGCCCATGGGGGGCTCCTTGTCCTCCAGCTGTACCCCGCC ggctccctgCGACACTTCCTGGGGCAGCACGTGGGGACGTGGGCCGGCAGCGTGCGCCTGGCGCTCTCCCTCGCCCGCGGC CTCGCCTTCTTGCACCAGGAGCTGTGGCGCGATG gcctgtACAAGCCCAGTGTGGTGCACCGAGACCTGAGCAGCCAGAACGTGCTGGTGCGGGAGGACGGGACTTGTGCCATCGGTGACTTCGGGCTGGCTCTGGCGCTGCCACCGCGCGCCCAGGCTGGCGCCCGCCATGCCATGCCCATCCGCAAG GCGGGCACCCAGCGGTACCTGGCACCCGAGATCCTGGATGAGAGCCTGGACCTGCGGGCATGGGGCCGGGCGCTGCGGCAAGCGGATGTC TACGCGCTGGCACTGCTCCTCTGGGAGATCCTCTCACGCTGCCAGGCCCTCAGCCCTG GAGCACCCGTGCCGGCATTCCGGCTGGCGTACGAGGCGGAGCTGGGTGCCAGCCCCACGGGTGCCCAGCTCCGGCGCTTGGCCGtggaggagcggcggcggccaCTCATC CCCCCCGCCTGGCACTGTGCCCCCCAG CCCGGGGGGGCGCTGCCGGAGCTGCTGGAGGACTGCTGGGAC CCCGACCCCGAGGCGCGGCTCTCGGCCGAGCGGGCGCTGCAGCGGCTCCAGCGCTTGGCagccgcccccgcgccgccc gaaactgaggcacagggggGCGGGCGCTCCCGCCCGGCAgggcccccgccccgcccccgccccgcccccgggaGGAGCCACTcggcgccccgcccccccggtACCCtcgggcggggccgcggccggaGCGCAGGCGGCAG gtCCTGGAGCTGCCAGCTGCCATGTGGGACCCTGGTGCAG GGCAGCCGCCCCCCCCTGAACCCCGTGTACCCCCCAAACCCCACGtgcccccctcagccccacCCTGCCAACCCTGTGTACCCCCCCCCGGTGGTACCCCCCAAATCCTCTGGGGGGACCCGGGCACCCCCCATACCCTTCGGGGCCCACCCCATGCCCCCCGGGGACTCCCCTGGCCCCTTCGGGGCCCCCCCTGTGCCCCATGGGACCCCCAGGGTGCCctaccctgcagcccccccaccccggggtgCCCCCCCCATACCCCCCCGGGCTGGACAAGAAGGCGgcaaagaagatgaagaagaggatgaagaaggcTCAGAAAAGGCACAAG CGCTCTTCATCGTCGTCGTCgtcgtcctcctcctccagcagctccgaCTGAGGCCAccagcaccacccagcacccacctcctgCTGTGGCCACCTGTGACCACCTGCGTCTTCCTGTGA
- the SP1 gene encoding transcription factor Sp1 isoform X3: MPAVTAAQAVGRASPARCPQKCDSSPTPRKHRSPSWPYSDGMPRDNCTSPGLFSCGEESQPSPLALLAATCSRIESPNENSNSSQGQQGGSGELDLTAAAAQIAQSANGWQIISAGSSTPTASKEQGSNGGDASKSRPVSAGQYVVTTASNLQNQQVLTGLPGVIPNIQYQVIPQFQTIDGQQLQFATTSAQVNVQQDASGQLQIIPGTNQQIITSRAGTSNLIAMPNLLQQAVPIQGVGLANNTLSGQTQYVANVPVALNGNITLLPVNSVATSLAPTSQTVTLSSSGSPDSSSQPATSGTAISSTNTATSHASSSAYFTNANSYSTTTTTSNMGIMNFSTSTTVGTNVQAQTPQRVSSVQSSDSLQSQVSGVALQPGQQKEGDQSQQSQQQQQILIQPQLVQGGQAIQALQTTPLSGQTFATQAISQDALQNLQLQAVPNSGPIIIRTPTGVSLGQTGSTSTTLTPIASLPSGTVTVNAAQLSSMPGLQTINLSALGASGIQVHQLQGLPLAIANTAGDHSTQLGLHGTSGDGLGDENAAVEEGETSPDPQPQQGRKVRREACTCPYCKDSEGRSSGDPGKKKQHICHIPGCGKVYGKTSHLRAHLRWHTGERPFVCTWILCGKRFTRSDELQRHKRTHTGEKKFACPECPKRFMRSDHLSKHIKTHQNKKGGAANNVAMNVSAVPMDTGASAEGNGGATPSALIATNMVAMEAICPEGIARLASSGINVMQVADLQSINISGNGF; the protein is encoded by the exons ATGCcagcagtaacagcagcacaggcGGTGGGGAGGGCCAG ccctgcacggTGCCCCCAAAAATGTGACAGCTCCCCCACTCCCAGGAAACACCGCAGCCCCAGCTGGCCCTACTCCGACGGGATGCCCAGAGACAACTGTACTTCCCCGGGGTTGTTCTCCTGTGGGGAG gaATCACAGCCTTCCCCgctggctctgctggcagccaCCTGCAGCAGGATCGAGTCTCCCAATGAGAACTCCAACAGTTCCCAGGGCCAGCAAGGCGGGAGCGGTGAGCTGGACCTCACAGCCGCCGCCGCTCAGATCGCCCAGTCCGCCAACGGCTGGCAAATCATTTCTGCCGGCTCCAGCACGCCGACAGCCTCCAAGGAGCAGGGCAGCAACGGCGGAGATGCCTCCAAAAGCCGGCCCGTGAGCGCGGGGCAGTACGTGGTCACAACCGCTTCCAACCTGCAGAACCAGCAGGTGCTCACGGGCCTGCCGGGAGTTATCCCGAACATCCAGTACCAGGTCATTCCCCAGTTCCAAACCATTGAtgggcagcagctccagttTGCCACCACTTCTGCCCAAGTCAACGTGCAGCAGGATGCCTCTGGTCAGCTCCAGATCATCCCCGGCACAAACCAGCAGATCATAACGAGCCGAGCAGGGACGAGTAACCTCATCGCCATGCcaaacctgctgcagcaggccGTCCCCATCCAGGGTGTGGGCTTAGCCAACAACACCCTCTCAGGGCAAACTCAGTATGTGGCCAACGTCCCCGTGGCTCTGAACGGCAACATCACCTTGCTGCCTGTCAACAGCGTGGCCACCAGCCTGGCCCCCACCTCCCAGACGGTCACGCTGAGCAGCTCCGGCTCACCggacagcagctcccagccagccacctCGGGCACTGCCATCAGTTCCACCAACACGGCCACGTCTCATGCCAGTTCCAGCGCCTATTTTACCAACGCCAACAGCtactccaccaccaccaccaccagtaaCATGGGCATCATGAATTTTTCCACCAGCACGACGGTGGGAACCAACGTCCAGGCGCAGACGCCCCAGAGGGTCAGCAGTGTCCAGAGCTCAGACTCTCTGCAGAGCCAAGTTTCTGGGGTGGCtttgcagccagggcagcagaagGAGGGGGATCAGAGCCAGCAatcgcagcagcagcagcagatcctGATCCAGCCGCAGCTAGTCCAAGGAGGGCAGGCCATCCAAGCCCTCCAGACCACCCCTCTCTCTGGCCAGACCTTTGCCACTCAAGCCATCTCCCAAGACGCCTTGCAGAACCTGCAGCTCCAGGCTGTCCCAAACTCCGGGCCCATCATCATCCGAACGCCTACG GGAGTGTCACTGGGGCAGacgggcagcaccagcaccacgcTCACCCCCATCGCCTCCCTCCCCAGCGGCACTGTCACGGTCAACGCTGCCCAGCTCTCCTCCATGCCAGGCCTCCAGACTATTAACCTCAGTGCCTTGGGAGCGTCTGGGATCCAGGTGCATCAGCTGCAAGGGCTGCCACTGGCCATAGCGAACACTGCCG gtgACCACAGCACTCAGCTGGGTCTTCACGGCAcgagcggagacgggctgggagacGAGAATGCAgctgtggaggaaggagagacGAGCCCGGACCCGCAGCCTCAGCAGGGACGGAAAGTGCGGAGGGAAGCATGTACCTGCCCCTACTGCAAAGACAGCGAGGGAAG GAGCTCTGGGGATCCAggtaaaaaaaagcaacacatcTGCCACATCCCGGGCTGCGGGAAGGTGTACGGCAAAACCTCTCACCTGCGGGCTCACCTGCGGTGGCACACCGGGGAGCGGCCCTTTGTCTGCACCTGGATCCTCTGCGGGAAGCGCTTCACCCGGAGTGACGAGCTGCAGCGGCACAAGCGCACACACACAG GGGAGAAGAAGTTCGCCTGCCCGGAGTGCCCCAAGCGCTTCATGCGGAGCGACCACCTCTCCAAGCACATCAAGACCCACCAGAACAAGAAGGGAGGCGCGGCCAACAACGTGGCCATGAACGTCTCTGCCGTCCCCATGGACACGGGGGCCTCAGCGGAGGGTAACGGCGGGGCCACCCCCTCGGCCCTCATCGCCACCAACATGGTGGCCATGGAAGCCATCTGCCCCGAGGGCATCGCCCGCCTGGCCAGCAGCGGCATCAACGTGATGCAGGTGGCTGACCTCCAGTCCATCAACATCAGCGGCAACGGGTTCTGA
- the SP1 gene encoding transcription factor Sp1 isoform X2, producing MSDQESPEEMVTVKPEKGEGDASSNSSTGGGEGQESQPSPLALLAATCSRIESPNENSNSSQGQQGGSGELDLTAAAAQIAQSANGWQIISAGSSTPTASKEQGSNGGDASKSRPVSAGQYVVTTASNLQNQQVLTGLPGVIPNIQYQVIPQFQTIDGQQLQFATTSAQVNVQQDASGQLQIIPGTNQQIITSRAGTSNLIAMPNLLQQAVPIQGVGLANNTLSGQTQYVANVPVALNGNITLLPVNSVATSLAPTSQTVTLSSSGSPDSSSQPATSGTAISSTNTATSHASSSAYFTNANSYSTTTTTSNMGIMNFSTSTTVGTNVQAQTPQRVSSVQSSDSLQSQVSGVALQPGQQKEGDQSQQSQQQQQILIQPQLVQGGQAIQALQTTPLSGQTFATQAISQDALQNLQLQAVPNSGPIIIRTPTVGPNGQVSWQTIQLQNLQVQNPQAQTITLAPMQGVSLGQTGSTSTTLTPIASLPSGTVTVNAAQLSSMPGLQTINLSALGASGIQVHQLQGLPLAIANTAGDHSTQLGLHGTSGDGLGDENAAVEEGETSPDPQPQQGRKVRREACTCPYCKDSEGRSSGDPGKKKQHICHIPGCGKVYGKTSHLRAHLRWHTGERPFVCTWILCGKRFTRSDELQRHKRTHTGEKKFACPECPKRFMRSDHLSKHIKTHQNKKGGAANNVAMNVSAVPMDTGASAEGNGGATPSALIATNMVAMEAICPEGIARLASSGINVMQVADLQSINISGNGF from the exons ATGAGCG ACCAAGAGAGTCCCGAGGAGATGGTGACAGTGAAGCCTGAGAAGGGCGAAGGAGATGCcagcagtaacagcagcacaggcGGTGGGGAGGGCCAG gaATCACAGCCTTCCCCgctggctctgctggcagccaCCTGCAGCAGGATCGAGTCTCCCAATGAGAACTCCAACAGTTCCCAGGGCCAGCAAGGCGGGAGCGGTGAGCTGGACCTCACAGCCGCCGCCGCTCAGATCGCCCAGTCCGCCAACGGCTGGCAAATCATTTCTGCCGGCTCCAGCACGCCGACAGCCTCCAAGGAGCAGGGCAGCAACGGCGGAGATGCCTCCAAAAGCCGGCCCGTGAGCGCGGGGCAGTACGTGGTCACAACCGCTTCCAACCTGCAGAACCAGCAGGTGCTCACGGGCCTGCCGGGAGTTATCCCGAACATCCAGTACCAGGTCATTCCCCAGTTCCAAACCATTGAtgggcagcagctccagttTGCCACCACTTCTGCCCAAGTCAACGTGCAGCAGGATGCCTCTGGTCAGCTCCAGATCATCCCCGGCACAAACCAGCAGATCATAACGAGCCGAGCAGGGACGAGTAACCTCATCGCCATGCcaaacctgctgcagcaggccGTCCCCATCCAGGGTGTGGGCTTAGCCAACAACACCCTCTCAGGGCAAACTCAGTATGTGGCCAACGTCCCCGTGGCTCTGAACGGCAACATCACCTTGCTGCCTGTCAACAGCGTGGCCACCAGCCTGGCCCCCACCTCCCAGACGGTCACGCTGAGCAGCTCCGGCTCACCggacagcagctcccagccagccacctCGGGCACTGCCATCAGTTCCACCAACACGGCCACGTCTCATGCCAGTTCCAGCGCCTATTTTACCAACGCCAACAGCtactccaccaccaccaccaccagtaaCATGGGCATCATGAATTTTTCCACCAGCACGACGGTGGGAACCAACGTCCAGGCGCAGACGCCCCAGAGGGTCAGCAGTGTCCAGAGCTCAGACTCTCTGCAGAGCCAAGTTTCTGGGGTGGCtttgcagccagggcagcagaagGAGGGGGATCAGAGCCAGCAatcgcagcagcagcagcagatcctGATCCAGCCGCAGCTAGTCCAAGGAGGGCAGGCCATCCAAGCCCTCCAGACCACCCCTCTCTCTGGCCAGACCTTTGCCACTCAAGCCATCTCCCAAGACGCCTTGCAGAACCTGCAGCTCCAGGCTGTCCCAAACTCCGGGCCCATCATCATCCGAACGCCTACGGTGGGTCCCAACGGGCAGGTGAGCTGGCAGACCATCCAGCTCCAAAACCTTCAGGTTCAAAACCCCCAGGCTCAGACAATCACCTTGGCCCCCATGCAGGGAGTGTCACTGGGGCAGacgggcagcaccagcaccacgcTCACCCCCATCGCCTCCCTCCCCAGCGGCACTGTCACGGTCAACGCTGCCCAGCTCTCCTCCATGCCAGGCCTCCAGACTATTAACCTCAGTGCCTTGGGAGCGTCTGGGATCCAGGTGCATCAGCTGCAAGGGCTGCCACTGGCCATAGCGAACACTGCCG gtgACCACAGCACTCAGCTGGGTCTTCACGGCAcgagcggagacgggctgggagacGAGAATGCAgctgtggaggaaggagagacGAGCCCGGACCCGCAGCCTCAGCAGGGACGGAAAGTGCGGAGGGAAGCATGTACCTGCCCCTACTGCAAAGACAGCGAGGGAAG GAGCTCTGGGGATCCAggtaaaaaaaagcaacacatcTGCCACATCCCGGGCTGCGGGAAGGTGTACGGCAAAACCTCTCACCTGCGGGCTCACCTGCGGTGGCACACCGGGGAGCGGCCCTTTGTCTGCACCTGGATCCTCTGCGGGAAGCGCTTCACCCGGAGTGACGAGCTGCAGCGGCACAAGCGCACACACACAG GGGAGAAGAAGTTCGCCTGCCCGGAGTGCCCCAAGCGCTTCATGCGGAGCGACCACCTCTCCAAGCACATCAAGACCCACCAGAACAAGAAGGGAGGCGCGGCCAACAACGTGGCCATGAACGTCTCTGCCGTCCCCATGGACACGGGGGCCTCAGCGGAGGGTAACGGCGGGGCCACCCCCTCGGCCCTCATCGCCACCAACATGGTGGCCATGGAAGCCATCTGCCCCGAGGGCATCGCCCGCCTGGCCAGCAGCGGCATCAACGTGATGCAGGTGGCTGACCTCCAGTCCATCAACATCAGCGGCAACGGGTTCTGA
- the SP1 gene encoding transcription factor Sp1 isoform X1, which yields MPAVTAAQAVGRASPARCPQKCDSSPTPRKHRSPSWPYSDGMPRDNCTSPGLFSCGEESQPSPLALLAATCSRIESPNENSNSSQGQQGGSGELDLTAAAAQIAQSANGWQIISAGSSTPTASKEQGSNGGDASKSRPVSAGQYVVTTASNLQNQQVLTGLPGVIPNIQYQVIPQFQTIDGQQLQFATTSAQVNVQQDASGQLQIIPGTNQQIITSRAGTSNLIAMPNLLQQAVPIQGVGLANNTLSGQTQYVANVPVALNGNITLLPVNSVATSLAPTSQTVTLSSSGSPDSSSQPATSGTAISSTNTATSHASSSAYFTNANSYSTTTTTSNMGIMNFSTSTTVGTNVQAQTPQRVSSVQSSDSLQSQVSGVALQPGQQKEGDQSQQSQQQQQILIQPQLVQGGQAIQALQTTPLSGQTFATQAISQDALQNLQLQAVPNSGPIIIRTPTVGPNGQVSWQTIQLQNLQVQNPQAQTITLAPMQGVSLGQTGSTSTTLTPIASLPSGTVTVNAAQLSSMPGLQTINLSALGASGIQVHQLQGLPLAIANTAGDHSTQLGLHGTSGDGLGDENAAVEEGETSPDPQPQQGRKVRREACTCPYCKDSEGRSSGDPGKKKQHICHIPGCGKVYGKTSHLRAHLRWHTGERPFVCTWILCGKRFTRSDELQRHKRTHTGEKKFACPECPKRFMRSDHLSKHIKTHQNKKGGAANNVAMNVSAVPMDTGASAEGNGGATPSALIATNMVAMEAICPEGIARLASSGINVMQVADLQSINISGNGF from the exons ATGCcagcagtaacagcagcacaggcGGTGGGGAGGGCCAG ccctgcacggTGCCCCCAAAAATGTGACAGCTCCCCCACTCCCAGGAAACACCGCAGCCCCAGCTGGCCCTACTCCGACGGGATGCCCAGAGACAACTGTACTTCCCCGGGGTTGTTCTCCTGTGGGGAG gaATCACAGCCTTCCCCgctggctctgctggcagccaCCTGCAGCAGGATCGAGTCTCCCAATGAGAACTCCAACAGTTCCCAGGGCCAGCAAGGCGGGAGCGGTGAGCTGGACCTCACAGCCGCCGCCGCTCAGATCGCCCAGTCCGCCAACGGCTGGCAAATCATTTCTGCCGGCTCCAGCACGCCGACAGCCTCCAAGGAGCAGGGCAGCAACGGCGGAGATGCCTCCAAAAGCCGGCCCGTGAGCGCGGGGCAGTACGTGGTCACAACCGCTTCCAACCTGCAGAACCAGCAGGTGCTCACGGGCCTGCCGGGAGTTATCCCGAACATCCAGTACCAGGTCATTCCCCAGTTCCAAACCATTGAtgggcagcagctccagttTGCCACCACTTCTGCCCAAGTCAACGTGCAGCAGGATGCCTCTGGTCAGCTCCAGATCATCCCCGGCACAAACCAGCAGATCATAACGAGCCGAGCAGGGACGAGTAACCTCATCGCCATGCcaaacctgctgcagcaggccGTCCCCATCCAGGGTGTGGGCTTAGCCAACAACACCCTCTCAGGGCAAACTCAGTATGTGGCCAACGTCCCCGTGGCTCTGAACGGCAACATCACCTTGCTGCCTGTCAACAGCGTGGCCACCAGCCTGGCCCCCACCTCCCAGACGGTCACGCTGAGCAGCTCCGGCTCACCggacagcagctcccagccagccacctCGGGCACTGCCATCAGTTCCACCAACACGGCCACGTCTCATGCCAGTTCCAGCGCCTATTTTACCAACGCCAACAGCtactccaccaccaccaccaccagtaaCATGGGCATCATGAATTTTTCCACCAGCACGACGGTGGGAACCAACGTCCAGGCGCAGACGCCCCAGAGGGTCAGCAGTGTCCAGAGCTCAGACTCTCTGCAGAGCCAAGTTTCTGGGGTGGCtttgcagccagggcagcagaagGAGGGGGATCAGAGCCAGCAatcgcagcagcagcagcagatcctGATCCAGCCGCAGCTAGTCCAAGGAGGGCAGGCCATCCAAGCCCTCCAGACCACCCCTCTCTCTGGCCAGACCTTTGCCACTCAAGCCATCTCCCAAGACGCCTTGCAGAACCTGCAGCTCCAGGCTGTCCCAAACTCCGGGCCCATCATCATCCGAACGCCTACGGTGGGTCCCAACGGGCAGGTGAGCTGGCAGACCATCCAGCTCCAAAACCTTCAGGTTCAAAACCCCCAGGCTCAGACAATCACCTTGGCCCCCATGCAGGGAGTGTCACTGGGGCAGacgggcagcaccagcaccacgcTCACCCCCATCGCCTCCCTCCCCAGCGGCACTGTCACGGTCAACGCTGCCCAGCTCTCCTCCATGCCAGGCCTCCAGACTATTAACCTCAGTGCCTTGGGAGCGTCTGGGATCCAGGTGCATCAGCTGCAAGGGCTGCCACTGGCCATAGCGAACACTGCCG gtgACCACAGCACTCAGCTGGGTCTTCACGGCAcgagcggagacgggctgggagacGAGAATGCAgctgtggaggaaggagagacGAGCCCGGACCCGCAGCCTCAGCAGGGACGGAAAGTGCGGAGGGAAGCATGTACCTGCCCCTACTGCAAAGACAGCGAGGGAAG GAGCTCTGGGGATCCAggtaaaaaaaagcaacacatcTGCCACATCCCGGGCTGCGGGAAGGTGTACGGCAAAACCTCTCACCTGCGGGCTCACCTGCGGTGGCACACCGGGGAGCGGCCCTTTGTCTGCACCTGGATCCTCTGCGGGAAGCGCTTCACCCGGAGTGACGAGCTGCAGCGGCACAAGCGCACACACACAG GGGAGAAGAAGTTCGCCTGCCCGGAGTGCCCCAAGCGCTTCATGCGGAGCGACCACCTCTCCAAGCACATCAAGACCCACCAGAACAAGAAGGGAGGCGCGGCCAACAACGTGGCCATGAACGTCTCTGCCGTCCCCATGGACACGGGGGCCTCAGCGGAGGGTAACGGCGGGGCCACCCCCTCGGCCCTCATCGCCACCAACATGGTGGCCATGGAAGCCATCTGCCCCGAGGGCATCGCCCGCCTGGCCAGCAGCGGCATCAACGTGATGCAGGTGGCTGACCTCCAGTCCATCAACATCAGCGGCAACGGGTTCTGA